The stretch of DNA CGTCGATCCGAGGTGGACCAGTCAGATACGGTGTCCGAGGTTCCCATGAGCCTCCAGTCTCACCGTCACATGTCGTCTGATCGCCGTCGAACCGCTGCCAGCGCGCGCTTGGCGTCGCGCTCCTCGATGGCTTGACGCTTGTCGTACTGCGCCTTGCCTCTCGCCAGAGCCACCTCGACCTTCACATAACCGTTCTTCAGGTAGAGGCGCGTCGGGATCAACGTGAAGCCCTTCTGGTTCACCTGCCGCTCGAGACGGCGGATCTCTTGGCGGTGCAGGAGCAGCCGGCGCTTGCGCAGAGGATCGTGGTTCCCGTGCGTGCCATGGTCGTACGGGTTGATGTGCAGGTCGTGGATAAACGCCTCTCCGGCTTGGATCTGCACGTAGCTGTCCGTGACGGTGACTTTGCCCTGGCGCAGGGACTTCACCTCGGTCCCGACGAGCGCGATCCCCGCCTCGACCCGATCGGACAGGTGGTAGTCGTGCCGCGCCTTGCGGTTCACGACGATCGTCTTTTCGCCTTCGGTCTGCTTGTCCGCTTGCCTCATCTCGACCCTCGATTCGTGTCGGGCAATGATAGCGGCTCGCGGCGGAGGTCGTCTAGCGAGGGCTTGCGAGTGAAGCGAAGCGGTCAGACAATGCCGCGAACCGTGCAGACGCGCGATGGAACGGAGGAACGGCATGTCGGAGCTGCGTGCAGGAGTCATCGGAACCGGGAGAGCCGCAGGATTCATCGACGACGAGGTGAAAGACCACCCGCTCATTCGTACGCCGTATTGCCACGCGGCTGCCTATGCCGAGGTCGGCGGCGTCCAGCTAGTCGCCGCCGCCAGTCGAGGACGCGAGCGGCTCGAAACCTTCGGTTCCCGGTACGGCGTAACGGCGCTCTACACCGATTACCGCGAGATGCTGTCAAAGGAGCGCCTCGACATCGTCAGCGTGACGACGCACGCGCCGCTGCACGCTGAGTGCGTCATCGCGGCGACGGCGGTAGGAGTCCGTGGCATCTACTGCGAGAAGGCGATGGCTGCCAGTCTCGCCGAATGCGATGCGATGCTGGACGCCTGCGCCAAGTCCGGCACGGTGCTGCTCATCGGTCATTCGCGTCGATACGCCGCTTACTACGACCGCGTCGAGGGGATCATCCGGGCGGGAGAGATCGGGTCGCTGAGTGTCGTTGCCGCGTACTGGGGCGGCTCCCTCGTGCACACGGGAACCCACGGATTCGACCTCATCTGTCAGATGGTCGGCTCCGCTCCGACGACGGTGACGGGCAGGCTTCATCCGACGCCAGACTACGATTCGACCGACTACGGCAAGCACGATGTCGGAGGCAACGGTGTCGTGGGGTTTGCCAATGGTGTCCGCGCGCTGATCGGAGCCACTGGCGGCAAGGCTTTGGGCTGGGACTTCGACTTCATCGGTAGTCGCGGCGTGTTGCGCTGCATGGGCAACAGCAGCAGGCTCGAGCTGGTCACGCCCCACGGAAGGTGGAACAGCCCTCGCAGCGTCGATCTGGAGCTCCCACCGCCGACCAGTACCACCGTACGCGCGGTGACCGACCTGGTTCACTGCCTGCAGAACGGCGGCACGCCCAAATCGAGCGGGTCCGACGGTCGGACAGCGCTTGAGATCGCTCACGGCTTCCACCACTCGCACCGCCGCGGAGGGGCGACGGTTCGTCTGCCGCTCGCAGATCGGTCGCTGCGCGTGTTGAACCGCTAGCGCTCCTGCTAGATGAACTGCAGGCTCAGCATCAGGGCTCTCAGGGCTTCGAGGTGCTCCGGCGTAGCGCGCAATGGCATCCAGTCGTCGTCGTCCTCGATGTCCGGGGTCAACTGGATGCGGTACGCCCGACGTCCTTTGATGTACATGCCGACGTACCACCAGTCCTTGAATCCGAAGATGACGCCGCTCGTGCCGCTGCGGTTCTGCACGTCTTCGCTGAGATCAGGCTCGGTGGGCAGATTGGCTCCCAGTTCGTTCCAGAACT from Candidatus Poribacteria bacterium encodes:
- the smpB gene encoding SsrA-binding protein SmpB, whose product is MRQADKQTEGEKTIVVNRKARHDYHLSDRVEAGIALVGTEVKSLRQGKVTVTDSYVQIQAGEAFIHDLHINPYDHGTHGNHDPLRKRRLLLHRQEIRRLERQVNQKGFTLIPTRLYLKNGYVKVEVALARGKAQYDKRQAIEERDAKRALAAVRRRSDDM
- a CDS encoding Gfo/Idh/MocA family oxidoreductase; the encoded protein is MERRNGMSELRAGVIGTGRAAGFIDDEVKDHPLIRTPYCHAAAYAEVGGVQLVAAASRGRERLETFGSRYGVTALYTDYREMLSKERLDIVSVTTHAPLHAECVIAATAVGVRGIYCEKAMAASLAECDAMLDACAKSGTVLLIGHSRRYAAYYDRVEGIIRAGEIGSLSVVAAYWGGSLVHTGTHGFDLICQMVGSAPTTVTGRLHPTPDYDSTDYGKHDVGGNGVVGFANGVRALIGATGGKALGWDFDFIGSRGVLRCMGNSSRLELVTPHGRWNSPRSVDLELPPPTSTTVRAVTDLVHCLQNGGTPKSSGSDGRTALEIAHGFHHSHRRGGATVRLPLADRSLRVLNR